The nucleotide window ttcaaataattgcaaGTCGATCCATAAACTATATCTTATTGGGTTTGTATCTATATCACTTCTATCTTGAAATCTCTTTCTTAAGAAGATTTCCATGATGAAGATACAATCATATAGAATCATCATAACAAACTCAAGACTCCCAAGTGTAGATGTTTCTGAATAACAAACACGAATCTGTTCTTCATTATCCTTGATGTAGCTGAAAATCTTATCTATTTTCTCGGTTGTTGTTCGTTGAAGAAAGCTTttcataaattgtttttttttcatttccataTCAGCTAATTCTGGTTTGTCATGGTGAAGAGGACCAATAGAAATTAACTCAGGAGTGTAGAGTTCTTCTTTTACACTACGAATCTTTTTAGGCACCCTGAAAATACAGCACCGATCAGGATTCGGCTCGGGCTTAACGTTTTCATTAATGTCAATTAGCAACTCTTTGACCAGATCTCCATTCTCAAAGGCTGCAGTCATCTCCGAGTTCACTGCCCTAAAGCCAAAGGTAGATAACAATAGCATGAGGTAACTATTTTCTCTTCTATATATAGCTTTCAGAGAATAACACGAAATCTCTCATAAATCACTTGAAATGTAcagtttcaattaaattatttggttaGTAAATGTTTTGGGGTGAATCAATTTggttaatacaaatttatattgaaaataatttggattaaaataaattttttgttctgGTGTTGGAATCCGGCAATACCTCcattctttaatttgatttacCGAAAAAAGTAAGAAGTTAATTAAGTAAATGAAAATCAggtaaacaagaaaaagaatgatAAGAGTCTTATATTTTGCAGTAAATACAAACcctataaaagtgaaaattgtcataattatttattgaaatcgCAGTTATGCTACTTATCATAATAGGGTAgtgttttaaaatcaaaatggaACCAGCCAATCTAATAAAGAACTAATGATAAATCTGATTCTAATCATAATtgaaactaatttaaattatcgAATTGAATTGACACAATCATTGACCGAAGGACGACACTTTGACAAGATCTGAAAACATTGAATTGAGGTTAGtatcttaatttttatcttcTATATTACTTTTTGCAGTTTTTTTTATACACACGTGTTTACTTAAATAAGGTGTTTGTTTATTTCTTGCTTCAAATAAACATCAGCTGAAGAGGTAAATAATTTAAGCGAACTAATATTGTTCAAACTATTACAAAAATTAAGctaaaacaaagaagaagaataagtgataaagaaaaatatgtgcACCTGAATTTCAGACTCCAAGAGATACAAGTGTGATATCAATGTGTAGAATCCTTCTCTCTCAAATGCCACAACTCACAGCCAAAGCCCACTGACACGTCGCAGTTCCTCTCTTTGTTTTTGtatactatatgtataaacgTTCACCTTATTAATGTAATTCCTTTCTTGCGCATATTATAATcccaagattaaaaaaaaaaatgctgttCCTTTGGTCCAGTTGAGCACATATACCTGCTCTTTTGCTTTATGATTGAGAAGATTTACGAGAGAAAAAAGGTAGAAGCTGAGCTTTTGAGAATAACACGTCTGATGGTATTTTCTTCCACTGCAACAAAATGTTACAAGAGACTTGAAACTGAAAATTACAGTAAAATATATAGATTCTGGATCTAATACtaagtataattaaaattacagaaCTTGCAAGATGGAGTATACACTTTGTACGATAGTTAAAAGCAAGAGAAATATTTTCATAACAGTTGTTGTGCCCCTATAGATTGTCGTTTAATACTATTTTCAAAATTGTCTTGGTTCTGTTCTAAGGATTGTTTTAGTGTTTGTTGAGTTCCTAGTATATGTTATGTTTAGGCGATTGGCTTTAATGTACGTTTTGACAAAGTTTGTTAAACGTATTTCCTACTGAAGCATTGTCCCCCATACAGTGGAAAATAAATCGATTTCTAACAAGCGAATCCACATCTTCTTCAGTATTGATAAGATAATTCATTAGTGCTACATAATTACAAACCCAAGCATCATGTAGGTAAGACACTCTTCAAAGAAATAATGTTTCTAAATAGACATACAGTCTCATCGTTTACTAGTAGAATGTGATAACAATTTATGAACTTTAAAATATAGGATCAGTTGCTTTCGCTTTTCGAATCTTACATCCAATAAGTTGTGTTCTCTATTACATCTTGTTCAACTGTCTATGGTTTATAAGCATGTCCAATTAAGTTCATTAGCTCTCTCCCAATGATTTATAGTGCtcaaaaaatgagaaagaataagaaaaagatgttggagaagaaaaaaaaaaaaaccaaataactaatatgaaaatgtaattattCTGTACTATTGGGTTTGTTAAGACTAATtcgattatatattaaaatatattatgagACTTCACTAATGGGTAAAAAAATAGGTTTTCCAAACTTTAAACAAACAAATGTCAGTTCATCCAAAtttaagtggaaaatagtcatttagcctcTTAAATTGCTGATTGAACGAGAAGAGAAAAGAACTGGGGTTTACTACACAATTTACAAAGACTATGAccttaattaacataaataatgccataatatattatttaggccaaacgactatttcccacccaaggtttgctgttttctcaaatatccaccctttaattatggaaacaccgAAAGCCCACCCACCAGTGGTTAACTTTAACACTTTCTGTCAGAGAAAAGAGTAATATGGTAAATCTGGCTctctattttaaaatcaatataagcggtttaaaaaaaaattctgcaaCATTTAATGCTGCACGAGACGCGTGCACACGTAATGCACAGAAAGCTGATGCGTGGCGTTGTCATCTGAAAAGCAGAACAATTTTTCGGTGATTTTTGGAGATTCAAGGTTTGCAAATCTTTGGTGGTTGACGTGGCAGTACAAAAAGAAGACATCTgtcaaaaaagcaaaaaatcaGATGCACAAAAATTGAATCAGCCGTTGAATACTGTACGCTCGAAGGACGTGCTACAGTCGGTATTAAATGCAGTATGATTATATTGAAATCAACGGTGGGAATTTTTGGGGCACAAATCGACGACTAGGGATTAGTTTAGGGAAAGTGAGCGAATGAACATGCGACACGTGAGGGCCCTTTATCTCATTTCACtccaatttgaaaaatgatttttctctttcaccAACGAATGAGCGACACTTGTCCAGCTGACGtcacaattcaaatttgaacaaaacctTTGGCCTTCATTCTTTCGTTCGACATTCCATTCGCGTTAGTCTTTCGTTTACCTTCTTTCATTGTGCTCTAGTGTGATCAACGATGAACTTTTAATGGCGACGACAAAGACGACCACGACAAGACATCGTTCGACGTTACCAAGGGTGGACGAAGTAGTTTAGTACCAACGAAGACGAGAAAGTACAACTTGTTTGTTGTTTTCGGCTACTCTAATCACCAACAGTTCCGACGACAAGCGTAGTGGCTTTTCGTGGTGAGTTAAACAGCAACGACGATAAAGTCTACTCCAACTGAGGCCTTTAGAAAATATTTCCTGCCGTCAAGGTTTATTCTTTCGGATACCTTGTTTATCGTTGTTGTCGAGTATTCTAATAGTCTGTGTAATGTTAGGGTtagcattatatgtatattttgggTACTATTATAGTCTGTGTTATATTAGGgttagtattatatatatattttagggcaaggcaaaaaaaattaacgtgGGGGTTTTGCATGTCCATTGTTGACATAAGTTGCTGTGTATGACTTCTATTTTCATGAGTTTTCAGTTCTGTGTGTGAGTATTAGGAAGTTGAAATTTGTAATAGGTTTTGGTTTTTTAGGTATTTAGGTGCTATAATGGTCTTTGTAATGTTAGGGTTATACATTATACGTatatttgagtgaaaaaaaaattaacgtagGGGTTTTGCATGTGTActgttaacatattatttagggTTAGGTTATATTTTGGTGAGCATTCAGTTATGTGTATGAGTATTAACTGCTTTTGTTAGGCTTGTGTATAAGCACTTTCGGTGGCATTGAGTTTTGTGTATGGGTTATATATTCAGTTTCTGTGTGTGAGTTAGGGGATGATCCGTTTCTGTGTATGAGTTAGGGCATGATCAGTTTCTGTTTTAAGTATTATGTATCAGTTTCTGTGTATGAGTTAAAGCATGATCAGTTTCTGTTTCATAATGATTCAACAATAATGTAGCATACTTTCTATCAAgtgcacacccatttgcatgctgttttgagtgattctgcatgagtgatagtcttctgtttctttgcatacatgctgatcAACAATAATGTTGCATACTGCTTTGTTTCTATATatgaggagtgttgttgttgcatcattgggtaagttgcatcattgttacataagtTGGGAAACCCGAGAGTGCAGTGCTACTAGCGCGAAGAGAAGGTTGcaaaaaccttaattctctctggtctaacaaggctgtgtaacagtgttacaagttgcaacaatgattCAACAATAATGTAGCATACTTTCTATCAAgtgcacacccatttgcatgttgttttgagtgattctgcatgagtgatagtcttctgtttctttgcatacatgctgatcAACAATAATGTTAcatactgccttgtttctgtgtatgaggagtgttgttgttgtgtcattgggtaagctacatcattgttacataagctGGGATGTTGTGTTTTCTGTGCCTTCagtctcaaattaattgttattcttttaacTAATTATGTGTTTTGTTAGGATGAGTTCTACAAAGTTGTTCACTATTAAATTTGAAGCTTGTGGCATACCATCTGAAATAAGAAATGTTGATCCAGAAGAGTATAGTTTAATTGTGTTCATCAAAGATGTGAAGCAAtgtattgcaaatgaaaatgagGAGGTGCAACTTTATCCGGGTGAGCAGATAAAAGTTGAAACAAGATCAACTAATGGAGAGGGTAATTACATCATTGCCAGTGATGAGGACATGATGTTTGTCTTTGAAGAGTATAGAAAAGCAGGTCAGCAAATTATTCAGATGTACGTTGAATTTATTCCAGTACAGAGCAGATCTCCTCCACCTCTACTACCTCCACACAGTCAACCCAACACCCAACTAACAGAGCCTAACTCACCCAACACCTTCACAGCACCTATACCAACAAGCTTGTCTGAAAGTTCTGATAAGGGAGAAGAATTTACCCAGCATGATGATGACTTTCATTGGAGTGATGCATCGCATGAAAATGAGACTATTAGTCATGCTGAAATTGAAATCAGGTCTGAATCtgttgaggatgatgatgagacACGAGGACTTAATTATGAATCTGACAATGGTGATGGGGAAAGTGATAAGGGAGAAGATGATGGTGCTAGTAGATTAGCTAGGCATATGAAAGGAAAGGCTTTTAAGAAAGGTGCAGATGGGAAGATTTATTTTGAGGTTGGACATGTTTTCGATAGTGTTGAACATTTCAGGGGTGTGTTCAAAGATTATACGGTTGATCGTGGGTTTGCTACAAAAAAGATATACAATGaaaagagaagaataaaagtTGTGTGTAGATCAGAAAGCTGCCCATTCCATCTCTATGCAGCTCTGATGGTAGATGGTCAGTCCTACCAAATACGTCAGTACGAGCATATGCACACATGCCTTAGGGTTCATAATAACCCAACTGCGAGTGCATCATGGGTAGCTGAGAAATTTGATAGGTTTATAAGGGCACAAGAAGGGAGTAGCATTAAGCCTCTAGCTGCTCAGTTGGAGCAGAAGcattttttacaaataaatcatAGAAAATTGTATAGGGCTAAGAAAATTGCCACTGGTTTGTTAGCAAAAGAGCATGCAGAGTCGTATAACTAGCTgtttaaatattgtcatattgtGTTGATGACCAATGCAAGATCAAAAGCTGCCCTAAAGGTAATTAGGGATGAAATTCCCTCGACACCGCGTTTTCATTgcttttttctaagttttgctACACAGAAGAAAGGCTTTTTAGAAGGCTGTCGTCGTTTTATAGGGGTTTATGGATGCCATCTGAAGGGGCATTTTGGGGGAATCCTGTTGTCTGCTGTAGCGATTGATGCGAATAGTAGGATATTCCTATTGGCAATCTGTGTTTGTAAAGTAGAAAACAATGATAGTTGGGGTTATTTCCTGGGGATGTTGAAAGAATTCATGGGTGATGTCTTGCTTATCACTTTCATGAGTGATAGGCAAAAGGGAATAATACATGCCTTGCAAACTCAGTGGCCTAATGCAAATAGTAGATTTTGTACAAGACATGTATATGCGAATTTCAGGAAAACTTTCCCTGGGGTACATCTTCGAAATCTATTGTGGGCTATTTCTAGAGCATCAaataaagtggattttcatgaggcattaaataaaatgaaagcaGTGGATGAAATTGCTTACAAGTGGGTAATTGACAATGAGCCAGATCAATGGTCTAGATTTGGTTTTGACACTAAAGCCAAATCTGACCatatcacaaataatatgtctgaAACATTTAATAGTTGGCTTGGAGAAGATCGAGAGCTGTCTATTCTCAGTTTGTCGGAGTTGTAttgaagaagaataatgaaaagACTTCATAGTAGGCTGAAGGCAGGTACTGAATGGGTCACTCCATTGCCTCCACTTGTTGTTAAAAAGTTGAACAAAAGTATTGAGACAGCTCAAAATGTCTCTATTTCATATGTTGGACTGCAAGAGTTCGAGGTGATTCATATGAATGGTATTCCAAGCAGAACATACATCTTGAATTTGGACAAAAGAATCTGTGATTGTGGGATGTGGCAGCTATCTGGGATTCCTTGCCAACATGCAATCTACTCAATATTGCACATGAACTTCCCTACCATTGATAAGTTTGTAAATGACAGGTTACAAATTTCATCATATATGAGAACATATGCTGAAATCATTCATCCTATTTCAGACAAGAGAACCTGGCCAGAGGAATGTGAAGATAAGCTGTAGCCACCTATTAGGCATGGCAAAGCTGGCAGGCCCAAAAAGGCTAGGAGGAAAGACCCCactgaagagagaaagagaaaacctATGTCTACACTTAGGTGTAGTCACTGCCATGAATTGGGGCACAACAAAAGGTCATGCCAACACAATCCAAACAATGTAGGAAGACCCAAAAATAAGGTATTGCTTCTGTTTATATGTTAACATTCTGTTTGCtactgttttttctgttttattaaacctactctttttttttttccccttatatCAGAGAAGAACAATCCTAACCATGGAAAGTCAGTCAACTAAAAGTCAGTttggttcatcttcttcctcacagCATCCACAGTCACAGATGCAATGAAACTGGGGATTTcccttatataaattttttggataattgcTCAGTTGAAAATTTTGTGCATGTCAATTTTTTGGATAGCTCAGTGAAAAAATTTTGtgcatgtaaattttttgtgTAGCTCAGTGAAATGTTCTCTGCATGTAAATTCTTTGGATAGCTCAGTGAAATGTTCTCTGCAGATTTATTTTCTGGATTAGTGTTCACTGAAGTATTCTATGTTTGAGAgtgttaatttatgaattagtGCTTATGAGGAGTATTTTGtgtgttgacagtgttgatATGAGGAGTATTCtgtgttgacagtgttgatttatgaatcaaaatggtCTGTTATTGCATGCATTCCAGTACACAGCTATTTGCATTTCTAGGTTTCTAAGCAGGCCAGTATTAAGCAATGTATTACACAACTCTTTAAAGTATTCTGtgtgttgacagtgttgattta belongs to Mangifera indica cultivar Alphonso chromosome 2, CATAS_Mindica_2.1, whole genome shotgun sequence and includes:
- the LOC123208719 gene encoding uncharacterized protein LOC123208719, translating into MKRLHSRLKAGTEWVTPLPPLVVKKLNKSIETAQNVSISYVGLQEFEVIHMNGIPSRTYILNLDKRICDCGMWQLSGIPCQHAIYSILHMNFPTIDKFVNDRLQISSYMRTYAEIIHPISDKRTWPEECEDKL